In Ornithodoros turicata isolate Travis chromosome 1, ASM3712646v1, whole genome shotgun sequence, the DNA window AGGGGCACGCCGAAGAGGGACGCTGCTTGATCTTGAACAGGAACGATGGAGTACGGGCGACATTCAGGCGAAGACGATGCAGAGCCGACTCTTCCTTTCGAGACAGCCGTAGCGACACACTGAAGGCCATCTTCGGGTCAATGCGGTGGAGGAAGGTGTTggctgcgacagtgttttccatGAAGAGGTGGGTGTCGAAGGAAACGCGCCGGCGGATGTGTATGCGGCAGACGGATGGTGATAacgggatgacagtgttgcactcagctgcgccatgagcgcgcttcgctgctgtgtcggcacgtgtgtttcccggcaagccaatgtggcttggcacccaCTGAAACCACACGGAGTGGCCGGAGGTGACGAGGAGGTTGTGCACAACCAGGATCAGTAAGCGGATGTCAGAAACCACTTGCGAGCGAGGCGAAGACAGTGCCTCCAGCGCcgacttgctgtctgtgaggactgtCCAGCTTCCAGGTGGACGAGCGGATACAAGCTTCAGTGCTTCGTGAATGGCTACAAGCTCCGCTTCGGTGGGCGACGTTTCGTGGGGAAGCTTGAAGGCTTGTTCGATGTTTTCGGAAGGGAGGAACAGTGCTGCTGTGGAGACGCCCGCGGAGACCGAGCCGTCGGTATATATCTGCAGTCGCTGGCTGTGTAGGGCGTCCAGGTGCTCCAGCACGAGGTACCGCAGGACAGGCGGGGGATGGTCGTTTTTGCTCGTGATGCCAGGGATATGTGTGTACACGGTGGGCGTGACCATCGACCACATTGGTGGGGTGTAAGACGAAGTAGACGCAGTTGATGGGACCGACACCTTCAGTCGCCGGACAGCGGCACCGAATGCCGACGCAGGGCAGTCATGGTCGATGTCCCGCAAGTGGTGGGCGGGATGACGAGTAAGGTATCGTGAGTAGGCGCGGAGGGTTTCCACGTGGTCAGTACGTGGTCAACCAGCATGGACCGCCTCTTCTGGGAAGAGAGTGGTTGCAGCACCTCCTACTAGATTGGCCAGCGATTTGTGGCATCAAAGAACTCCGCAACTGTGGAACTCTCGAGTGCACGGACCGTCAGCAGGAACTCGGTACTCTCCTGGAGAAGTACAAGGCCATTTTTAACGACGAGCTCGGAACCATTAGAGGTGAGAAAGCACGCCTGTTCTTGAAAGAAGGTAGTCGCCCGCGGTTTGTGAAGGCTCGTAGTGTACCCGTTGCGTTGCTGCCAGCTGTTGAAAATGAGTTGAGGAAGCTGGAAGAATTGGAAATCATCGCCGCGACAACCACTAGTGAGTTCGCTACCCCGTTAGTGCCAGTGGTGAAGAAAGATGGAACAATTAGACTGTGCGG includes these proteins:
- the LOC135388078 gene encoding uncharacterized protein LOC135388078, with amino-acid sequence MVTPTVYTHIPGITSKNDHPPPVLRYLVLEHLDALHSQRLQIYTDGSVSAGVSTAALFLPSENIEQAFKLPHETSPTEAELVAIHEALKLVSARPPGSWTVLTDSKSALEALSSPRSQVVSDIRLLILVVHNLLVTSGHSVWFQWVPSHIGLPGNTRADTAAKRAHGAAECNTVIPLSPSVCRIHIRRRVSFDTHLFMENTVAANTFLHRIDPKMAFSVSLRLSRKEESALHRLRLNVARTPSFLFKIKQRPSSACPSCSTDADTHHLLMTCPRYAAPRTALTHRLSALGHRDLSLATLLGPERPGL